GTAGAGCAGCGCcgggagcagctggagaagtACATGCAGGCCGGtaagctgggcagggcacggcccatgccttcctccctgccctgctccgtTCCCTGTGGTCCCTCTTGcacctgccagggcagccctggcgTTTGATGGCCTTGTCCCCCGGgtgccagctcctgtgccagccctggcgTTTGATGGCCTTGTCCCCCGGgtgccagctcctgtgccagcccctgccctgccctggcacagtgggGGTGCGGGGGTTCCCtggctggcccagggcagcacaagtgCCAGGaagggctctgtgtccctgtcccttcccacgGGACTCCTGACCGCTCGTGCCTCTCCTGCAGTGCGGCAGGACCCGACGCTGGGCGGCAGCGAGACCTTCAACAGCTTCCTGCGCAAGGCCCAGCAGGTGAGGGCAcacctgtgccagctctgtgcccccGGGCTGTGTGAGGGGCTGGGTGCCAGCGCTGTTCTCTGTGCAGGAGGGGATGGGTGCCAGTGCTGTTCTCTGTGCAGGAGACGCAGCAGATCCCCACggaggaggtgctgctggaggtgctgctctcCAACGGGCAGAAGGTCAAGGTCACCATCCTGACGTCGGACCAGACAGAGGATGTCCTCGAGGTGCCACAGCTGTCCTGCTGGCTGGGaccagcccctcctgctgcctcctgggcTTTCCCTCACGGCTGGGGCTCTCTCAGCCTGGTagcccccctgccctcccctgcaacctgcccaccctggagcagggctgccctggtggggctgagagctgggagctggaatgGGTGTGCTGCAGGGTGTGTCTGGGTCCAGGCTGGTGTTTGGGGTTCCCTCGCTGTTTCCTGGTTGCCAGGAGCCCAGgcctggctcagggcagcagaggtgctgccttcctgctgtTGGGAGGCCTCAGAATGCACATGGGCTGGGTCTGGCCACCATGCTGGTACTATATTGGGACTATCCTGCTCTTCCTCCCAGGCTGTGGCCTCCAAGCTGGACCTGCCAGATGACCTGGTTGGCTACTTCAGCCTCTTCCTAGTGAGGGAGACCAAGGATGGAGCTTTCTCCTGTGAGTAGAGCCCGCTGCGGTGGCACAcgtgctgtgcccctgcctggAGTGAGGGCTgtgtgcccctgccctggctgggggcacagctgtgctcctgggggCACCCTGGTGTGGGGCCATGGGGATCCTGCTGCCcagaggggctgctgagctgctgtttccctgcagttgtgaggaagctgcaggagtTTGAGCTGCCCTATGTGTCAGTGACCAGCCTGCACAACCCCGAGTTCCAGATCATCCTGCGCAAGAGGTGAGCggggcagcactggggtggTGCCCAGGGCTCCTGGTTCCACACAGGGACCCTCCCCTCCTGCCATTGCTGCCCACTGATGCTTTGGCCCCCAGGAATGCACCTGAGCATCCCTGACCatgacactggagcaggggctgccctgctgtgctcagctcatTCCTGCCTTCCCATGGCAGCTGGTTTAGATGGGGAGCAGGGCGTGATGACTGATGGTTACCAGCCCACAGGAGGGTGATTTTCTCCtcactgctggagcaggctaACCCCTGTGGTTCCCTTCCAGCTACTGGGACTCAGCCTATGACGACGATGTGATGGAGCACCGTGTGGGGCTGAACCTGCTGTATGCACAGGTGAGGGTtggtgtggcacagccaggtgaggacAGACactgtgcaggggctggggggctccgGTCCCAGGCACTCaccagcctctgctgcctgcagacgGTGTCAGACATCGAACACGGGTGGATCCTTGTCAACAAGGAGCAGCACCGGCAGCTGAAGTCCCTGCAGGAGAAGGTCTCCAAGAAGGAGGTAGGACAGGGAACAGTGCCACCACGAccggggcagctctggctctgcaccAGCCCTCTCCTGTGTGGTACCGGGTGGTGTCCTGTTGCTGagcacccctgccctgcctgcagttCATCCGCCTGGCGCAGACCCTCAAGTACTACGGCTATCTCAAGTTCGACCCCTGTGTCACGGATTTCCCTGAGAAGGGCTGCCACGTCGTGGTCAGCGCAGGCAACAACGAGCTCAACTTCCAGGTGCGGCTGCCCAACGAGCAGATCAAGGAGGGCAGCTTCAAGGTCACTCGCATGCGGTGCTGGCGGGTCACATCCTCGGTAAGTGACGCCtagggagcagggaggggctggggggacaccTCTTCCTAGGAAAGGTGCTGGCTCTGACTCCAGCCTCTGGCCCAGCAGGCCTGGAGAGGGTCTGAGTCATGCCTTGGGG
This window of the Ammospiza nelsoni isolate bAmmNel1 chromosome 3, bAmmNel1.pri, whole genome shotgun sequence genome carries:
- the SNX17 gene encoding sorting nexin-17, which translates into the protein MHFSIPETETRAGDGGAPAYVAYNIHVNGVLHCRVRYSQLLGLHEQLRKEYGANVVPAFPPKKIFTLTPAEVEQRREQLEKYMQAVRQDPTLGGSETFNSFLRKAQQETQQIPTEEVLLEVLLSNGQKVKVTILTSDQTEDVLEAVASKLDLPDDLVGYFSLFLVRETKDGAFSFVRKLQEFELPYVSVTSLHNPEFQIILRKSYWDSAYDDDVMEHRVGLNLLYAQTVSDIEHGWILVNKEQHRQLKSLQEKVSKKEFIRLAQTLKYYGYLKFDPCVTDFPEKGCHVVVSAGNNELNFQVRLPNEQIKEGSFKVTRMRCWRVTSSVPMNNGPSGSSPGKSEVKLELAFEYLMSKDRLQWVTITSPQAIMLSICLQSMVDELMVKKSGGSIRKMFRRRVNGALRRSDSQQAVKSPPLLDSPDASWEPMAKLSSKLTSVSLRGISHSSSANDVGANDFHGNYAFEGIGDEDL